The Leishmania mexicana MHOM/GT/2001/U1103 complete genome, chromosome 26 genome includes a window with the following:
- a CDS encoding putative Lsm7p protein: MSAEAAHILRKKEGILSLEKYLDRKIVVSQKGHEVHGVLKGFDNNVNLVLADAELWHRNTHMRTIGACVVRGGPVNIILSGDTTVIPNPFI, from the coding sequence ATgtctgcggaggcggcacaCATTCTGAGAAAAAAGGAGGGCATCCTGTCCTTGGAGAAGTATCTTGATCGTAAAATCGTGGTATCGCAAAAAGGGCACGAAGTGCACGGCGTACTGAAAGGGTTTGACAATAATGTGAACTTGGTTCTAGCCGACGCAGAGTTGTGGCACcgcaacacacacatgcgcacgaTTGGCGCCTGTGTCGTGCGTGGTGGCCCAGTGAACATCATCCTTTCCGGTGACACCACCGTGATCCCAAACCCCTTTATTTAG
- a CDS encoding brix domain containing-like protein → MSSVGGFKRRTAKNATTRRAVKRYEPKVVENPKRVLFLKGASSNDVVRDAMVDLMAIAKPYCKKLAKKNAFFPFDGRQHLEFLGFKNDCSLFCFGSSNKKRPNNLTIGRQFDFHVLDMVELGIVAADRLDMSQTVGVDAGSMGGKPFFVFDGSEFASDPTFMRLKNLLVDYFRGGNDVEINLDGCDRVLFFSLRSTNGEDACVAPSADCYTNKPPSEKGNAVLCMRQYAVKKPSAATGVPRTIKNIQLYDVGPNFDFEIRRISFATPQEFKLACRIPRQTLATLRSTVDNVQSDSLNNLRGQLHVGKQDVQELNLRRFKAHRRGISSGGADGEEASEEASKPRRRRARVETDAGDSRPETDI, encoded by the coding sequence ATGTCAAGTGTTGGGGGCTTTAAGCGGCGCACGGCCAAGAACGCCACGACCCGCCGCGCCGTGAAGCGGTACGAGCCCAAAGTGGTAGAGAACCCGAAGCGCGTGCTCTTCTTGAAGGGTGCATCGTCCAACGATGTAGTGAGGGATGCGATGGTGGATCTCATGGCCATCGCGAAGCCGTACTGCAAAAAGCTTGCCAAAAAGAACGCCTTCTTTCCGTTTGACGGGCGCCAGCACCTGGAGTTTCTCGGCTTCAAGAATGACTGCTCGCTCTTCTGCTTTGGCTCGAGCAACAAAAAGCGACCAAACAACCTTACGATTGGGCGTCAGTTCGACTTCCACGTACTGGACATGGTAGAGCTGGGGATTGTAGCGGCAGACCGCCTCGACATGTCGCAGACGGTCGGCGTAGACGCTGGCTCCATGGGTGGAAAGCCATTCTTTGTCTTTGACGGCAGCGAGTTCGCATCGGACCCGACGTTCATGCGACTCAAGAATCTCCTGGTGGACTACTTCCGCGGCGGCAACGATGTCGAGATTAATCTCGACGGTTGCGATCGTGTCCTGTTTTTCTCGTTGCGTTCAACGAACGGCGAGgacgcgtgtgtggcgccgtCCGCGGACTGCTACACCAACAAGCCACCTAGTGAAAAGGGCAATGCGGTCCTCTGCATGCGACAGTACGCCGTCAAGAAGCCGTCGGCCGCCACGGGCGTTCCAAGGACCATCAAGAACATTCAGCTCTACGATGTCGGACCCAACTTTGACTTCGAAATCCGCCGCATCTCCTTTGCGACGCCGCAGGAGTTCAAGTTGGCCTGCCGCATACCGCGCCAGACGCTCGCCACGCTGCGGTCGACCGTCGACAATGTGCAGTCGGACAGCCTCAACAACCTCCGCGGTCAGCTGCACGTGGGCAAACAAGACGTCCAGGAGCTTAACCTGCGCCGCTTCAAGgcacaccgccgcggcatatcgagcggtggcgccgacggTGAAGAGGCGTCCGAGGAAGCGAGCAagccgcgccgtcgcagggCTCGTGTGGAGACAGATGCAGGGGACTCTCGCCCCGAGACGGACATttga
- a CDS encoding methylmalonyl-coa epimerase-like protein yields MFRRCRPLFAIPANLGRFNHVAIAVPANRSIVEAGEMYARLFDAKVSEPVKQEAHGVITVFVDLGNTKIELLHPFGDKSPIAAFLERNKDGGMHHICLEVPDIAAAMQACKEANIRCLGTAPKIGAHGNPVIFLHPKDCGGVLTELEEVKS; encoded by the coding sequence ATGTTCCGTCGCTGCAGACCGTTGTTTGCCATACCGGCGAATCTCGGGCGCTTTAACCATGTTGCCATCGCTGTTCCTGCCAATCGTAGCATAGTAGAGGCTGGCGAGATGTACGCGCGCCTCTTTGACGCCAAGGTCAGCGAACCGGTGaagcaggaggcgcacggcGTCATCACAGTCTTTGTGGATCTGGGGAACACGAAGATTGAGCTGCTTCACCCATTCGGCGACAAGAGTCCCATTGCGGCCTTCTTGGAGCGCAACAAGGACGGGGGTATGCACCACATCTGCCTTGAAGTCCCGGATATCGCCGCGGCCATGCAGGCATGCAAGGAGGCAAACATTCGCTGCCTTGGCACGGCGCCGAAGATCGGTGCCCACGGCAACCCTGTGATCTTCCTCCACCCAAaggactgcggcggcgtcctcACGGAACTCGAAGAAGTGAAGTCCTGA
- a CDS encoding putative glycine dehydrogenase: MLRRLLCVHGVRAPASLVRHTSTDAYLNRHIGPTRKETAEMLKTVGKGSLAELMTTVLPSDILRPPLNNFKCLSETEALSYLKNLGAQNKVLKSMIGHGYYECIVPSTIMRNVLENPMWYTPYTPFQAEIGQGRLESLLNFQTMVADLTKMDISNASLLDQATAAGECMYLALNHHRYKRRKFFVSKDVFLSSIEMIRTRAHPLGAQVIVGDVQSLDLDDAELSGIFVQTPDAMGELHDFTTIFARAKANGVVCCAGVDLMASCLVKPAGEMGADVVVGCAQRFGTPLGYGGPHAAFMAITAELKRLSPGRIVGISKDQAGDPAIRMALQTREQHIKRERATSNICTAQALLANMNAFYAIYHGPEGLKQLAREIHLKAKLFAVGMESLGFSPMNTTYFDTLSFSMEASPVTAADYAQRCVERGINIFVDRSTNQMSVSMDEATTENHVGALLQAAGMPTPKIEALMAVADTICVIPEALQRKSKFMQSTVFNTHKSETELMRYIQHLQRKDYGLTHGMIPLGSCTMKLNSATAMRALSWPEYSALHPYVPEDQARGYHALLVDLKQKLCDITGMAACSIQPNSGAQGEYAGLRIIRAYHESRGEGHRDVCFIPISAHGTNPASAVLAGLKVVTVNCLDHGSVDMADLEAKCVKHAKELACLMITYPSTYGLYDKDIRKITSMVHEHGGQCYIDGANMNALVGYTGPGFIGGDVCHINMHKTFSIPHGGGGPGLGPITVRQHLAPFLPNSTYGPVVGGSHAFGQVSQAGNGSASIATISYALIMMLGSHGLKTCTEYAVLNANYLKKRLEEHYTICFLGRGEFCAHEFILDIRPFKKTAHIDAEDVAKRLMDYGFHAPTLAFPVAGTLMIEPTESESKRELDRLADALISIRREIAAVERGDQPKDNNVLTNAPHTAKCVTADVWNRPYSRQLAAYPTRHQYREKFWPTVGRVDNTYGDRNLMCSCAPLEFYN; the protein is encoded by the coding sequence AtgctccgccgtctcctTTGCGTTCACGGTGTGCGGGCGCCAGCGAGCCTGGTGCGCCACACGTCTACCGACGCGTACTTGAACCGACACATCGGCCCCACACGTAAGGAGACCGCCGAGATGCTCAAGACGGTCGGCAAGGGGAGTCTCGCGGAGCTCATGACCACAGTGCTGCCGAGCGATATCCTTCGCCCGCCGCTGAACAACTTCAAGTGTTTGAGTGAGACAGAGGCCTTGTCCTACCTAAAGAACCTCGGCGCGCAAAACAAAGTTCTGAAGAGCATGATAGGCCACGGCTACTACGAGTGCATCGTCCCAAGCACGATCATGCGGAACGTGCTGGAGAACCCCATGTGGTACACCCCGTACACCCCCTTCCAGGCAGAAATCGGTCAGGGCCGCCTCGAGTCGCTCCTCAACTTTCAGACAATGGTGGCAGACCTGACCAAGATGGACATCTCCAACGCGTCGCTGCTCGACCAGGCGACGGCTGCGGGGGAGTGTATGTACCTGGCGCTGAACCATCACCGCTACAAGCGCCGGAAGTTTTTCGTGTCGAAAGACGTTTTTCTGTCATCGATTGAGATGATCCGCACCCGTGCGCACCCCCTAGGAGCACAGGTGATCGTCGGCGATGTGCAGTCCCTCGACCTCGACGACGCTGAGCTGAGTGGTATTTTTGTGCAGACCCCAGACGCAATGGGCGAGTTGCACGACTTCACCACCATCTTTGCCCGTGCCAAGGCGAATGGCGtcgtctgctgcgccggtgtgGACCTGATGGCGAGTTGCCTCGTCAAGCCGGCCGGCGAGATGGGCGCGGACGTTGTAGTGGGCTGCGCGCAGCGCTTTGGCACCCCGCTGGGCTACGGCGGGCCACACGCCGCTTTCATGGCCATCACAGCCGAGCTCAAACGCCTGTCCCCGGGTCGTATCGTTGGCATCAGCAAGGACCAGGCCGGCGATCCGGCGATTCGCATGGCGTTGCAGACGCGCGAGCAACACATCAAGCGCGAGCGTGCCACCTCGAACATCTGCACGGCGCAGGCACTGCTCGCGAACATGAACGCCTTCTACGCGATTTATCACGGCCCGGAGGGGCTGAAGCAGCTTGCGAGGGAGATTCACCTGAAGGCGAAGCTGTTCGCCGTCGGCATGGAGTCGCTGGGTTTTTCCCCGATGAACACCACCTACTTCGACACACTCTCCTTCTCAATGGAGGCGAGCCCCGTGACGGCGGCTGACTATGCCCAGCGGTGCGTCGAGAGAGGCATCAACATTTTTGTGGATCGCTCAACGAACCAGATGTCCGTCTCCATGGACGAAGCCACGACGGAGAACCAcgtcggcgcgctgctgcaggctgCCGGCATGCCAACGCCGAAGATCGAGGCGCTGATGGCCGTCGCCGACACCATCTGTGTCATCCCTGAAGCGCTTCAGCGGAAGTCCAAGTTCATGCAGAGCACCGTCTTCAACACCCACAAGAGCGAAACGGAGCTGATGCGTTACAttcagcacctgcagcgcaagGACTATGGGCTTACGCACGGGATGATCCCGCTTGGCTCGTGCACCATGAAGCTGAActccgcgacggcgatgcgggcACTGAGCTGGCCGGAGTACAGCGCACTGCACCCCTATGTTCCCGAGGATCAGGCGCGCGGGTACCACGCGTTGCTGGTTGACCTGAAGCAGAAGCTGTGCGACATCACAGGTATGGCTGCCTGCTCGATACAACCGAACAGCGGTGCCCAGGGCGAATACGCCGGCCTGCGGATCATACGTGCCTACCATGAATCGCGTGGCGAGGGTCACCGCGATGTTTGCTTCATTCCGATAAGCGCGCACGGCACGAAcccggcgtcggcggtgctggcggggCTGAAAGTGGTCACAGTGAACTGCCTCGACCACGGGAGTGTGGACATGGCGGACCTGGAGGCCAAGTGCGTGAAGCATGCCAAGGAGCTGGCCTGCCTCATGATTACCTATCCTAGCACCTATGGCCTGTACGACAAGGACATTCGCAAGATCACGTCCATGGTGCACGAGCACGGCGGTCAGTGCTACATCGACGGCGCCAACATGAACGCGCTAGTCGGGTACACCGGGCCTGGCTTCATCGGTGGGGATGTGTGCCACATCAACATGCACAAGACCTTCTCCATTccacacggcggcggcggtccgGGCCTAGGACCGATCACTGTGCGGCAGCACCTTGCGCCGTTCCTTCCAAACAGCACCTATGGTCCGGTCGTGGGTGGGTCGCACGCATTTGGGCAAGTGTCGCAGGCAGGTAACGGCTCTGCTTCGATTGCCACAATTTCGTACGCCCTCATCATGATGCTGGGGTCCCACGGGCTCAAGACGTGCACCGAGTACGCGGTCCTGAATGCCAACTACCTCAAGAAGCGGCTTGAGGAACACTACACCATCTGCTTCCTCGGCCGCGGCGAGTTCTGCGCCCACGAGTTCATTCTCGATATTCGCCCGTTTAAGAAAACTGCCCACATCGACGCGGAGGATGTGGCGAAGCGACTCATGGACTACGGCTTCCACGCGCCGACGCTGGCGTTCCCCGTGGCTGGCACGCTCATGATTGAGCCGACGGAGAGCGAGTCGAAGCGGGAGCTGGATCGCCTCGCAGATGCCCTCATCTCCATCCGTCGAGAGATCGCCGCGGTGGAGCGTGGCGATCAGCCAAAGGACAACAACGTCCTCACCAACGCGCCACACACGGCCAAGTGCGTGACGGCGGATGTGTGGAACCGTCCGTACTCGCGGCAGCTCGCGGCCTACCCCACCCGGCACCAGTACCGCGAAAAGTTCTGGCCGACTGTGGGCCGGGTCGACAACACCTACGGCGATCGCAACTTGATGTGCTCGTGTGCCCCGTTGGAGTTCTACAACTAG
- a CDS encoding putative protein kinase, translated as MDKYALGPVIGEGQFGSVRMATVKATGQTVAVKLLHVSRLTEGIPHPVARELLIASRVDSPFLVKTIEIAAYGSHMAVVMERCMEDLACVLRKCSPAHPLPLLLTQSYLRMLLTALHALHSSGILHRDVKPSNCFVAVDGCLKLGDFGLSRPLGSDMSHEVVSRWYRAPELLFGQRRYGGEVDVWAAGCVFAELLRGHGRPFFTGDGDISQIAKIFDVFGTPTGATCSFYRQLPDWEKVYFEEKKGTGLRALLPFVPPEALDLLTKMLALDPLARCSAAEALSHPFFALSNTLLRA; from the coding sequence ATGGACAAGTACGCGCTGGGGCCTGTTATCGGGGAGGGCCAGTTTGGGAGTGTTCGCATGGCGACTGTCAAGGCCACCGGGCAGACGGTCGCTGTGAAACTTCTACATGTGTCTCGGCTCACAGAAGGCATTCCGCATCCGGTGGCGCGGGAGCTTCTCATTGCGTCCCGTGTCGACTCACCGTTTCTGGTGAAGACCATCGAGATTGCAGCGTACGGGTCCCACATGGCTGTTGTGATGGAGCGCTGTATGGAGGACTTGGCGTGTGTCTTGCGCAAGTGCAGTCCCGCTCACCCGCTTCCGCTGCTCTTGACGCAGTCGTATCTGCGCATGCTTCTCACCGCGCTGCACGCATTGCACTCTAGCGGTATTCTACACCGCGATGTGAAACCGTCAAACTGCTTTGTTGCTGTGGATGGATGTCTGAAGCTCGGCGACTTTGGCCTCAGCCGCCCACTAGGCTCGGACATGTCGCACGAGGTTGTTTCGCGTTGGTACCGCGCGCCGGAGCTGCTCTTTGGCCAGCGACGCTACGGGGGCGAGGTGGACGTCTGGGCGGCTGGGTGCGTTTTTGCCGAACTCCTGCGTGGTCACGGCCGCCCTTTCTTTACAGGTGACGGAGATATCAGCCAGATTGCGAAGATTTTTGACGTCTTCGGCACCCCCACGGGTGCAACATGTAGCTTCTACCGCCAGTTGCCTGACTGGGAGAAGGTTTATTTCGAAGAGAAGAAGGGAACCGGTCtgcgggcgctgctgccgtttgTGCCCCCTGAGGCGCTTGACTTGTTGACGAAAATGCTAGCACTCGACCCGTTAGCTaggtgcagcgccgcagaggCGCTCAGCCATCCATTTTTCGCTCTTTCAAATACCTTGCTGCGTGCATGA
- a CDS encoding adenine phosphoribosyltransferase: MSFKEISPNSFLLEDSHALSQLLKKSYRWYSPVFSPRNVPRFADVSSITEFPETLKAIRDFLVERYQVMSPAPTHILGFDARGFLFGPMIAVELGIPFVLMRKADKNAGLLIRSEPYEKEYKEAAPEVMTIRYGSIGKGSRVVLIDDVLATGGTALSGLQLVEASGATVVEMLSILSIPFLRGAEKIHSTANSRYKDVKFVTLLSEDALTEENCGDSKNYTGPRVLSCGDVLAQHPH; the protein is encoded by the coding sequence ATGTCCTTCAAGGAAATCAGCCCCAACTCTTTCCTGCTAGAGGATTCCCACGCCCTCTCGCAACTGCTGAAGAAGAGCTACCGCTGGTACTCGCCAGTCTTCTCCCCGCGCAATGTCCCCCGATTCGCCGATGTCAGCAGCATCACAGAGTTTCCGGAGACATTGAAAGCAATTCGTGACTTCCTTGTGGAACGCTACCAAGTGATGTCGCCAGCCCCGACGCATATTCTCGGCTTCGATGCTCGCGGGTTCCTCTTTGGCCCCATGATCGCCGTGGAGCTTGGGATCCCGTTCGTGCTCATGCGCAAGGCCGACAAGAATGCCGGTCTCCTTATCCGCAGCGAGCCGTACGAAAAAGAGTACAAGGAGGCCGCGCCGGAGGTGATGACGATCCGCTACGGCAGCATCGGCAAGGGCTCGCGTGTGGTACTAATCGATGATGTTCTGGCAACAGGTGGGACCGCACTGTCGGGTTTGCAACTGGTGGAGGCAAGCGGAGCAACTGTTGTTGAGATGCTCTCGATTTTGAGCATTCCTTTCCTGAGGGGGGCAGAGAAGATCCACTCGACTGCTAACAGCCGCTACAAGGATGTTAAGTTTGTCACTCTTCTTTCGGAGGACGCGCTGACGGAGGAGAACTGTGGGGACTCGAAGAACTACACGGGTCCTCGTGTTTTGAGCTGCGGTGATGTCCTGGCCCAGCACCCGCACTAA